The Clostridium sp. DL-VIII DNA window CATCGTTCTGGATTGCCTAGACATGATATTTTATGGTATACCAACCCTTCTTTAAGCAGAAAAGAGCTGGTAGATAGAATTAAATACTTGGAATTTAGTAAAGATTTCAGAGAAACATGGCAATATAACAATTTGATGTATGCTACAGCTGGCTACCTTGTTGAACTAGTTACAGGAATAACCTGGGAAGAATTTGTGAAATCAAGAATTCTTGAGCCTCTTGGTATGAACAGCACAAATTTCTCAGTGGATGTTTCAAAAAAGTCTTCTGATTACAGTAAGCCCTATGCACAAAAAGGTGAAGAAATTAATGAAATAGACTTTAGAAAACTAGATGCTGTTGCTCCTGCTGGTTCTATGAATTCAAATTTGACTGATATGTTAAAATGGCTTAACCTTCATTTAAATAAAGGTAAAGTAAACGGAAAACAGATTATATCTGAAAAAACTATAAGCGAGTTACATTCACCTCAACTCCCTTGTGAGCTAATCCCTTTAAAGTTTGATGAATTACAATTTTCATCTTATGGCTTAGGCTGGTTTGTTGAAGCCTATAGAGGAAGAAAACATGTTAACCACGGCGGAAATATAGATGGATTTTGCTCCTATACAAGCTTTCTTCCAGATGAGAATATTGGCGTAGTTATTCTTACTAATTTAAATAATCCTGTCTGTGCAATGCCTATAGCATACCATATATATGACAAGCTTTTAGGATATGACCATAGTGATTTTAGTGAAAAACTACAAGCTGAAGCTGAAACGATGTTAAAAGCAATGAAATCTGCTACTAAACCTACAAAAATCTCTAAAAAAGAAAACTTATCTCCGTCCCACTCCCTTGAAGAATATAAAGGTATATATGAAAATCCAGGATATGGTTCTTTAAAAATCGAAGTGAAAGATAATAGCTTGAAATTAATTTATAATAATATGGAATCTACACTTAATCATAAATGCTATGACATTTTTACCATGATAGTGATGGAATCCTCCTTGATTGATGTGACCTTTAATTATGATAGCACAGGAAATATTAAAAGTGTTTCAATACCTTTTGAGGAGGCTGTAAAAGAAATTTTGTTTATGAAATGTAAATAAGAATACTATAAACATCACATGTAACATTAATATAGATATCTAGCTTTAAAATTAAACTTATGTGGTAGCTTACCGAAATCACATATATTTTTATTCCTCAGGACTTGTGAAATTTTCGCTGGAAGATTCTAAGTGGAAGGATGTACCCATTACTGCATGTTCCCGAAGCAAGTTCAAGACAAGCAGTAAATGGAACAACCTTCCACTAAGAACCTTAAGCAGCTCAATTTCACATGCCTGCTTCACAAAAATATATATGATTTCTAGTATAGATACACACAAGTTTAACTTAAATATATATGTTGCAATTATCTTTTTACATTTTATATTCTGCTATTTACTTAGCCTGCAAATGTTTTAAATGTAATTTTATTATTACAACATACATAGAGATAATTATTCTATATATTAAGTAAATTTATAATTTGTTTATCTATATAAATACTGAATCTTTTCTAAAAGATTTACATATATTCATTCTTTTATTGATTATACTATATCAATACAGTTTAGTTTTAAGGAGAACATAAATTGATTTAATGACTTTGCTTTGATATAATATTATAAAAAACAAGGAGGATACAAATGTTTGAAAAAGATAGCTACGAAGAAGATGTAAAGTTATTCAAAAAAGTTACTTCTACAAAAGCAGACGAATTATTATCTAATGAAGACTTCGCTGTTGTTTATATTGGTCGTGAAACATGCCCATTCTGCCGTAAATTTGCTAAAAAATTAAGTGGCTTGACTAGTAAAATTAACACAACTATTTACTATGTGGATAGTGCTGATTTTTCAGATAACTCTCTTAACTCATTTAGAGAAAAATATAATATTGTAACTGTACCAGGATTTATTGTTAGTAAAAATAGAGAAATAGAAGTTCGTTGCGATTCTTCAATTCCAGAGGACGAAATATTAGATCTGTTAAAATAAATAATCGATTATTATATAAGGTAATTAAATTTGTTAAGGATAATTTAATTACACACTCTGATTTCCATTGATGCATATTTAAAAGTTAAATAAAAGTTATTCATAACATTTATTTAACTCTTTTAAACATTGGATGATTTTCATTGAACTCAACCAAATCCCATAAGTTCCCGTATAAATCTTTAAATACTGCTACTGTTCTTTAGGCTCCCTAACAAATTCTATTCCTATTTTTTTCATTTCATTATAATCACGCCAAAAATCATCAGTTCCTAAGAAAAGAAAAACTCTTCCTCCTGCTTGATTTCCTATAAAAGGCTCTTGCTCTGGCTTAGATGCTCTTGCCAGTAATATTGTTGTTCCATTTGAACTTGGTGGCGATACTACTACCCATCTTTTCTGTTGCTCAGGTTGATATGTATCTTCTACTAATGTAAAATGAAGTTTCTTTGTATAGAACTCAATTGCCTCATCATAATCTTTTACTACTAAAGCAATATGCACAACTGATTGAACCATTATTTCTCCTCCTTATTCCATTAGAATTCACACGCTGATTAGCTTACAATTAACTTTAAAGAAATTTTAGTTTCCTTGTTTAGGAAACTACTCTATAAGAATTCCTGCATCTGTATATATGTATGGAGTGTCTCGCTCTAATTTAAGTTTTCCATTAGATTCAATAATAAAATTTTCCCAAACCACATTATCAATGCCATTACCATAGATAGCCGATGAATTTAACATTTTAAACGTATTATCCTCATATTTAATAAGTATATAGTGTAATGCTCGAGCAGACTTTTCCGAGCTACACAAAATAATTGCATATTTATTAACACATGACTTAACATTATCAAGAACATTTATATCTACTCCAGATATGTTAAGCCCCTTTGCAAGTTTCCTAAGTGGACTGTCGGATAATATACATACATAGGAATGTGAATTCCAATTATCACTTAATTCCTTGGACATTTTTTCTGGATTTGAATAAGCTTCGTGAATACCAATATTATTTGAACCAACTTGTATTTTTTTATAAATATCAGCAACAAAAGTTCTATCATTTATACATTGAGCTTTACCGGTCTGCCATAAATAGTAAGCAATTGAATATGCACCGCAACTCATACTACCTTTAGGTTGAGAAATATATGATCTCATTATAATAGACATCTCCTCTCGCTATATCACTCGCATTAATGATTGTTATAATTATTTTATCATTGACCAATTATAACATAAATTGTAAACATCATATTATTAATTTACAACGAATATATTGTAAATTCATTAGTTATGCATCTATCATTAGAATTGTGTATTAAAAAAATCGTAAATTCATTTTCTTGAATAATGCAATTTTACAATTTGTTATTTAACTTTATTGATTCATAACCGAAGAATGTTGCGTATATTATGCTCGTCTTATGTAATATTGATTGATAAATTTTTAAATTCTTTAATAAGTTTTTCATAATTTCTTTTTTCATGGTCAAAATAAACAACGGTCATTCCCATGCTTTTAGGAATAATAAGGTTCTTTTCTTGATTGTCAATGAATACACATTCATCAGCACTTACATTCAAGCACTCTATAGTTTTTACAAAAATTTCATTATAATCTTTTCCTGAACCAATTTCGGCTGAAACAGTGATTGAATCAAATATTTTATTCCAATCATAGTATTTGACAATGTCATCTATACGGTCTTTCTTGTTATCAGTAACCATGCCAATTTTATAATTTTGCTGTTTCAGTTCATCTATAAATGCTATCATTTGCACATCTATAGGGGTATTTATAAAGGATTCATATAATATATTTATATCAATTTTAGAATTTAGTTCTTTACACAATTTTTCCCATATTTCTTCATGATTAATTTTCCCGTATAAAAGATCATCATTATATTTATAATACTCGTTTTCAAATTTTTCTATATCTAAGCCAGTTTTCTTACAAATGTAATTACATATCGACAGTGAACCAGTTGCATCAGTCGTTAGTACACCATCAAAATCAAATAATATTGCTTTAATCATATTATCCTCCACTTCTCATTATATAAATAATCATTGTTTCATCATAATTTACTATTCTGTCTTAATTATAGCATATTTTGTAAATACCGTATTATTCAATTTTCAAAGAACATTTCTATAATTTACTACATCAAATCTACAGCTTATGCATTACTCTTCATCTTCAAAATAATAACTAATATCTTCACCAACAAATGAATCTAATACATTGCATATGCCTCAATAAATTTGCTGGTATAATCGTCTATAAAATCTTGTAAATTACAAATCTCTTGTCCATCCCATTCTATTCCACATTCATCAAGTGATAAGTTATGTTCTCCAATACTTTCATGCTTTAAAAGATTTGTTTTGACAACCAATTCACTTTTAAATTCATCTAAATCCCAAAATTCTTGTTCCTCGTCTAAAAATTTCTTAATTGCCATTAATGTTTTTTTATTTGCTTTCATATAAATTCGCTCCTTCTACATCTTGAATATTTATTCTTTAAGTTCACATACT harbors:
- a CDS encoding serine hydrolase, with the protein product MKNYISNNFQDLDDFLSEYMKKWRIPGMAVGIIKNDELIYCNGLGLSDVNKNLNVTEDTLFAIGSASKSFTSLSIGILVDEGKLDLDTPIKKYMPSFEMQNKYAEEHLTLRDMLCHRSGLPRHDILWYTNPSLSRKELVDRIKYLEFSKDFRETWQYNNLMYATAGYLVELVTGITWEEFVKSRILEPLGMNSTNFSVDVSKKSSDYSKPYAQKGEEINEIDFRKLDAVAPAGSMNSNLTDMLKWLNLHLNKGKVNGKQIISEKTISELHSPQLPCELIPLKFDELQFSSYGLGWFVEAYRGRKHVNHGGNIDGFCSYTSFLPDENIGVVILTNLNNPVCAMPIAYHIYDKLLGYDHSDFSEKLQAEAETMLKAMKSATKPTKISKKENLSPSHSLEEYKGIYENPGYGSLKIEVKDNSLKLIYNNMESTLNHKCYDIFTMIVMESSLIDVTFNYDSTGNIKSVSIPFEEAVKEILFMKCK
- a CDS encoding thiol reductase thioredoxin; translated protein: MFEKDSYEEDVKLFKKVTSTKADELLSNEDFAVVYIGRETCPFCRKFAKKLSGLTSKINTTIYYVDSADFSDNSLNSFREKYNIVTVPGFIVSKNREIEVRCDSSIPEDEILDLLK
- a CDS encoding HAD-IA family hydrolase, which codes for MIKAILFDFDGVLTTDATGSLSICNYICKKTGLDIEKFENEYYKYNDDLLYGKINHEEIWEKLCKELNSKIDINILYESFINTPIDVQMIAFIDELKQQNYKIGMVTDNKKDRIDDIVKYYDWNKIFDSITVSAEIGSGKDYNEIFVKTIECLNVSADECVFIDNQEKNLIIPKSMGMTVVYFDHEKRNYEKLIKEFKNLSINIT